The nucleotide window GGTAAGGAGAAGACCCTACTCGGTGCTACTCTTTGACGAAATAGAGAAGGCTCATCCAGACGTGTTTAACATATTCCTCCAGATATTTGACGACGGAAGGCTCACCGATGCCATGGGAAGGACAGTGGACTTTTCTAACACCATAATCATAATGACCTCCAACTTAGGTGCAAGGCTAATAGCCCATGGTTCTCAGATGGGTTTTGAGAAAAAGTTCGGCATGATAGACTACGACCAGATGAAAAAGAACGTTCTTGACCAAGTTAAGAAGACCTTTAGTCCAGAGTTTCTCAATAGGCTTGATGAAATTGTAGTTTACAGACCTCTTGAGAAGGAAGATGTGGCTAAGATAATTGAGCTTCAACTTGAGCAGATAAACAAAAACCTCCAAGATTGGAATGTGAAGGTGAAACTACACAAGAACTTTGTAGACTGGATAATAGAGAAGGAATACAAGCCTGAGTATGGTGCAAGAAGTATCAAAAGGGCACTCCAGCACCACGTGGAAGACTTACTTGCGGAAGAACTACTCAAAGGAGCTCTTGCTGATGTGGAGCTTGTGGAGATAAGGATAAAAGATGACAAGCCTTACATAAAGCCTGTCAAAAAGAAGGAGAAGTTAGAGGCTATATTCAACCAGTGAGAAGTTGAGTGGGGTTTTCAAGGGTAAAGACCTTGGATACCCCGCCTCTGCTACTCACACCTATAACCCTATCCGCAAAACTTGCAAGCACTTCCCTTAGAGTTACCACTATAAACTGAGCCTTCTTTGACCTCTCCTTTATAAGCTCTCCCACCCTTTTGGCGTTTGCTTCATCAAGATGGGCATCCACCTCGTCAAAGTAATAGAAGGGTGATGGTCTATAATCCTGTATGGCGAAAATAAGAGAAAGGGCAGCAAGTGTCTTTTCGCCACCAGATATGGCTTCTAAGTATTGCACTTCCTTTCCTCTTGGCTTTACCACCAAGCTCACACCACCAGAAAATGGGTCATCCTCCTTTTCAAGCACCATGTAAGCTTTTCCACCAGGAGAAAGCTCTGAGAATATGCGTCTGAGGTTCTTGTCTATTGCATGGAAAGTCTCCATAAAGGCTCTTAGCTTTTTTCTTTCTATTTCCTGTATAAGTTCCTTTATGGACTCCTTTTCCTCTTTTAGCTTTTTGTATCTCTCCTGATAGTCCTTGTATCTTTCCTCATATTCCTTGTATTCCTCTTCCGCCTTAAAGTTCACACTACCCAGAGAAGAGAGCTCCCTATGTATTTTTGAAAGCTCTTCTTTGAGCTTGTTATAGCTTTCTTTTACCTCCACTACGTCCCCTTCGTAGCTAAGCTCCCTTAGTTTATAAAGGCTCTCTTCGTATTTTTCTTCAAGTCTTACCCTTTCAAGTCCAAGCCTATGAAGTTCTTCCCTAATGGTTTCTTCATGAAACTTAAGCTTTCCAAGTTCTGACTGAAGGTTCCTTTGCTCTTCTTCCAACCTATCTTTTTTTCTATAAAGCTCATAGGCTTGTATATTAACCTGCTTTAACTCTTCCTCTGTTTCTTCTTTTCTTTTATGCAACTCTTCCAATATCTGTTGTAGGCTTTTAATTTCTTCCCGAGCACTGTCAATAAAGGCGAGCTTTCTGCCTATTTCCCTTCGCAAACTTTCTCTTTCCATCTGCAGTTCTTTTAGCCTTAGTTGTTTGACGTGTATAGACTCCTTTAGTCTTTCTATTTTCTGTTTTTGTTTTTCGTATTCCCTTCTTAGGTCTTCTACCCCAGACTCCTTATAGTGGATTAAAGCTGAATGCTTCTTTATTTTGAGGTTTTCCAGCTTTTCCTCAAGATAAGCTATCTCCTCCCTTAAGGTTTCTACCTTTTTTACGGTCTCTTGCAATTCTTGTTCCAATATCTGAAGATATTCTTCCGCTTTACGTAGCTTTTCTTCTATATCTTTTAGCCTTTCATAGCCAGCCTTGTTAGCTTCTTCCTCCTCTTCAAGCCTTCTTTTAAGTATGGCTATGACGCTTTCCTTTTCAAGAAGCTCATCCCTGAGAGCTTTTAGGAGCTTTTCCTCTCTTTGTTCCTCTTCCCTTAGCTTTTCTTCAACCTCCAAGAGTCTATTCAACTCCTCAAGATAAAAGGCTCTTCCAAGCTCACCTCTCTCTTCACTATACCCTCCACTTATAACACCACTTTTTTCAAAGAGCTCACCTTCAAGTGTTACCATCCTATAGGCATTTCCAAGAGCCCTTGCGGTTTCAAAACTCTCCACAAGAAGCGTATCCCCAAAGATAAACCTTACAGCCCTTTCAAATCTTCTGTCATATTCTAATAGGTTTACCACAAAGTCTATAACACCTCTTTGTCGTGGCGGATAGGGTGGTAAGTTCACTTCCCTTATCCTGCTTAAGGGTATAAAGTTTAGCCTTCCCCACTTGAGTTCTTTAAGCCTTTGAATACATTTCTTTGCCACCTCTTCATCCTGTACCACCACATAGGAA belongs to Aquificaceae bacterium and includes:
- the smc gene encoding chromosome segregation protein SMC, producing the protein MKAWIEKITLEGFKSYGKDRIEIPLGQGFISIVGPNGAGKSNIGDAISFCLGIATAKTLRAKNLSYLIYSKNSDRADYAYVEVHFKNYGLFPLQEEDIVISRKVYQDGRTVFRINGAVVRERDLMDFLSKAGIYENAYNVVLQGDIVRFLKMTPVERRKLLEEIAGIEEYEEKKQKALTDLGEVELKLRELRLLLDEMEVQMERLKEELKRLSIYKGLEEKKRELEIRLYLKTAYDLQRSLHDKSQAMAQKEKELERLKDMLREYEERLILLEEELRSINDSLFPYKEKVGRLSQTIENLNQEIEKRRKRIEDLEREIIFTQEQIVSLEAQEESIKREEEELLRDIEGQNMELLELEGSTNLLWKSLKEKEESLRVSLEEMEKIEEKLKELFSRLEEARKELSRMELKIRELELKRERVREDMKRLKEEGERVKSNMSESLMKKEDYQKMLKEEERSLRAKREQYQAQEEKLRKIRQEKEEVIREISMLRGRLQSMPPEELPFEDIEGVYGRASSLIRVKDLEYLKAVETAGGGRLSYVVVQDEEVAKKCIQRLKELKWGRLNFIPLSRIREVNLPPYPPRQRGVIDFVVNLLEYDRRFERAVRFIFGDTLLVESFETARALGNAYRMVTLEGELFEKSGVISGGYSEERGELGRAFYLEELNRLLEVEEKLREEEQREEKLLKALRDELLEKESVIAILKRRLEEEEEANKAGYERLKDIEEKLRKAEEYLQILEQELQETVKKVETLREEIAYLEEKLENLKIKKHSALIHYKESGVEDLRREYEKQKQKIERLKESIHVKQLRLKELQMERESLRREIGRKLAFIDSAREEIKSLQQILEELHKRKEETEEELKQVNIQAYELYRKKDRLEEEQRNLQSELGKLKFHEETIREELHRLGLERVRLEEKYEESLYKLRELSYEGDVVEVKESYNKLKEELSKIHRELSSLGSVNFKAEEEYKEYEERYKDYQERYKKLKEEKESIKELIQEIERKKLRAFMETFHAIDKNLRRIFSELSPGGKAYMVLEKEDDPFSGGVSLVVKPRGKEVQYLEAISGGEKTLAALSLIFAIQDYRPSPFYYFDEVDAHLDEANAKRVGELIKERSKKAQFIVVTLREVLASFADRVIGVSSRGGVSKVFTLENPTQLLTG